The Osmerus eperlanus chromosome 15, fOsmEpe2.1, whole genome shotgun sequence genome includes a window with the following:
- the sox32 gene encoding SRY-box transcription factor 32, with the protein MYFDRIKSDFELCATKAIFESENFIAASSTSVTDVRSPGSGPSSPHSVNSDSSCSSTEAKSVEPRVRRPLNAFIIWTKDERRRLALLNPELENTDLSKILGKTWKAMSLAEKRPYMQEAERLRVQHTIDHPNYKYRPRRKKQSKKGFKAQTEEAPVFTLCTKGLTIPYDFNYSFQNQVYPAPSANFHDSSTQFSSMHGSFSNVSENPEPAADFSNKSLMFPSAPSYPAEPHMSYRSLQYVPQYGATSPACPSHPGEQKEMMPCVGQLNSTGPTLEFYLEQVQLDMLYDLDRSEFEQYLGPPSHKPEPMESSYHQQIRLRHF; encoded by the exons ATGTACTTTGATCGGATTAAATCCGATTTTGAGCTTTGCGCAACCAAGGCAATATTTGAAAGCGAAAACTTCATTGCAGCGTCGTCCACCAGCGTGACAGACGTGCGGTCTCCAGGCTCCGGCCCCTCCAGTCCGCACTCGGTAAACTCGGACTCAAGCTGCTCCAGTACGGAGGCTAAATCGGTGGAGCCTCGAGTAAGAAGGCCCCTGAATGCCTTCATAATCTGGACCAAGGACGAGCGCCGACGCCTGGCTCTGCTTAACCCGGAACTGGAGAATACCGACCTGAGCAAAATTCTCG GTAAAACATGGAAAGCCATGTCTTTGGCAGAGAAGCGCCCCTACATGCAAGAGGCTGAGCGTCTCAGAGTGCAGCACACCATCGACCACCCCAACTACAAGTACCGTCCTCGCAGGAAGAAGCAGTCCAAGAAGGGCTTCAAAGCCCAGACTGAGGAGGCCCCTGTGTTCACACTCTGCACCAAGGGCCTCACCATACCCTACGACTTCAACTACTCTTTTCAGAACCAAGTATACCCTGCACCCTCAGCCAACTTCCATGACTCCTCCACCCAATTCTCCAGTATGCACGGGTCGTTTTCAAACGTGTCGGAAAACCCAGAACCAGCAGCAGACTTTTCAAACAAGTCTCTGATGTTCCCCAGTGCTCCTTCCTACCCAGCAGAGCCTCATATGTCCTACCGCAGCCTGCAATACGTGCCTCAGTATGGAGCTACCAGCCCTGCGTGTCCTAGCCATCCGGGAGAGCAGAAGGAAATGATGCCCTGTGTTGGACAGTTGAACTCTACAGGCCCTACCCTGGAGTTCTACCTTGAACAGGTCCAACTGGACATGCTCTATGATCTGGATCGAAGTGAGTTTGAACAGTACCTAGGCCCACCCTCACACAAACCAGAACCAATGGAATCAAGCTATCACCAACAGATCAGACTAAGACATTTTTAG
- the lypla1 gene encoding acyl-protein thioesterase 1 isoform X2, which yields MPVTLNMNMSMPSWFDIIGLSTDAEEDEIGIKKAAENIKALIDQEVKNGIPSHRIVLGGFSQGGALSLYTALTTQQKLAGVVALSCWLPLRSSFPQVSANMVNKDIHFLQCHGEADPLVPLVFGSLTVEKLKTLVNPNNVTLKTYPRMPHSACSEEMMDIKRFIEKQLPPV from the exons ATGCCTGTCACCTTAAACATGAACATGTCCATGCCCTCTTG gtttGATATCATCGGGTTGAGTACAGATGCTGAGGAAGATGAGATTGGGATAAAAAAAGCAGCAGAGAATA TTAAAGCGCTGATAGACCAGGAAGTCAAGAATGGAATACCCTCCCACAGAATTGTCCTGGGTGGGTTTTCTCAG ggtggagcCCTGTCTCTCTACACAGCCCTGACGACTCAGCAGAAGCTAGCAGGAGTTGTGGCTCTCAGCTGCTGGCTGCCTCTACGTAGCTCCTTTCCTCAG GTTTCGGCTAACATGGTCAACAAGGACATTCATTTCCTCCAATGCCACGGTGAGGCGGACCCTCTGGTGCCGTTAGTATTCGGTAGTCTGACGGTAGAAAAGCTGAAGACTCTTGTCAACCCAAACAACGTCACCTTGAAGACCTATCCCAGAATGCCTCACAGTGCCTGTTCTGAG GAAATGATGGATATTAAGCGGTTCATTGAGAAGCAGCTTCCTCCAGTTTAG
- the sox17 gene encoding transcription factor SOX-17: MSSPDAGYASDDQNQARSAMSIMMPGMGHGHCTWPTDSISPLGDTKVKNESCASNSGNQNRGKSEPRIRRPMNAFMVWAKDERKRLAQQNPDLHNAELSKMLGKSWKALPVTEKRPFVEEAERLRVQHMQDHPNYKYRPRRRKQVKRIKRLDSGFLVHGVSDHQGASLSGDGRVCLEGLGLGYHEHGYQVPPQSLSHYRDAQALGGGSYEAYSLPTPDTSPLDAVETDSMFYSPHSQEDCHVMPTYAYHSQGAEYPPQDHHTTNHHSTPLLHRHLSPAPEQAGQAAPLPPSFMGCPNPLAMYYSQHCNPSHPKRHASHGAGQLSPPPDSHTHSADSVEHMHPSELLGEVDRSEFEQYLNSSSVRADMTGLAYGAHEANMQGPESLISSVLSDASTAVYYCNYNNS; encoded by the exons ATGAGCAGTCCCGATGCGGGTTACGCCAGTGACGATCAAAACCAGGCAAGGAGTGCGATGTCAATCATGATGCCTGGAATGGGACACGGACACTGTACGTGGCCGACAGACTCTATCAGCCCTCTCGGGGACACCAAAGTGAAAAACGAGTCGTGTGCATCCAACTCCGGGAACCAGAATCGTGGCAAGAGTGAGCCGAGGATCCGCCGACCCATGAACGCGTTCATGGTTTGGGCAAAGGATGAGCGCAAGCGGCTGGCGCAACAGAACCCGGACCTGCACAATGCGGAGTTGAGCAAAATGCTAG GAAAGTCATGGAAAGCCCTCCCTGTGACAGAGAAGCGGCCTTTTGTGGAGGAGGCGGAAAGGCTGCGGGTCCAACACATGCAGGATCACCCCAACTACAAGTACCGGCCCAGGCGGAGGAAGCAGGTCAAGAGGATTAAGCGTCTGGACTCTGGGTTCCTGGTTCACGGGGTGTCTGACCACCAGGGCGCCTCACTGAGTGGGGATGGCCGTGTCTGCCTGGAAGGACTGGGGCTGGGCTACCACGAGCACGGCTACCAAGTACCCCCACAGTCTCTCAGCCACTACCGTGATGCTCAGGCCCTGGGCGGGGGCTCCTACGAAGCCTACAGCCTGCCAACCCCCGACACCTCCCCGCTGGACGCTGTGGAAACAGACTCCATGTTCTACTCTCCACACTCACAGGAGGACTGCCACGTGATGCCCACGTACGCCTACCACTCACAGGGAGCAGAGTACCCACCCCAGGACCACCACACCACCAACCACCACAGTACCCCACTCCTACACAGACACCTTTCCCCAGCCCCCGAGCAGGCAGGCCAAGCTGCCCCCCTGCCGCCATCCTTCATGGGCTGCCCCAACCCCCTGGCCATGTACTACAGCCAACACTGCAATCCCAGTCACCCTAAACGCCACGCAAGCCACGGAGCAGGACAGctctcccccccaccagacTCCCACACCCACTCAGCGGACAGCGTGGAGCACATGCACCCATCAGAGCTGCTGGGGGAGGTGGACCGCAGTGAGTTTGAGCAGTACTTGAACTCATCGTCAGTCCGGGCGGACATGACAGGTCTGGCGTACGGGGCACATGAGGCCAACATGCAGGGACCCGAGAGCCTCATATCCTCAGTGCTCTCTGATGCCAGCACAGctgtgtactactgtaactacaACAACTCGTAG
- the mrpl15 gene encoding large ribosomal subunit protein uL15m, with the protein MSLTKKPGGKALEILQNLPRITLANLRADPGTKKAEKKRGRGQHGGNRSGRGHKGERQRGNRPRLGFEGGQSPFYLSIPKYGYNDGHSRRPQYQPLSLKRLQYLIDLGRVDPTQPIDLTQLVNGRGLTIQPLKRDYGVQLVDEGADIFAAKVNIEVQMASEGTIAAIERNGGVITTGFYDPRSLTVLCKPVPFFLTGQPIPKRILPGENLVPYYTDAVNRGYLADPEKIQQARLALAKKYGYILPDISKDELYHMLSMRKDMRQIFFGLSPGWVVNMAEKKILKPVDKELLRYYNS; encoded by the exons ATGTCTTTGACGAAAAAGCCGGGTGGGAAAGCGTTAGAGATATTGCAAAACTTGCCCCGCATAACACTTGCCAATTTACGGGCGGATCCCGGTACCAAAAAAGCA GAGAAAAAACGAGGCAGAGGTCAGCACGGAGGCAACAGAAGTGGCCGGGGTCAcaaaggagagaggcagagaggcaatCGCCCCCGTCTGGGGTTTGAGGGGGGTCAATCTcccttctatctctctatccccaAATATGGTTACAATGATGGACACAG TCGCAGACCACAGTACCAGCCCCTATCCCTGAAGAGACTGCAGTACCTGATTGACTTGGGCCGAGTTGATCCCACTCAACCCATTGACCTGACACAGCTGGTCAACGGTAGGGGCTTGACCATTCAGCCCCTGAAGAGAGACTATGGTGTACAGCTTGTTGACGAG GGGGCTGATATTTTTGCTGCAAAAGTCAACATTGAAGTTCAGATGGCGTCAGAGGGCACCATTGCTGCcatagagagaaatggaggggtCATCACCACAGGGTTCTATGATCCCAGAAGTCTTA CAGTCCTCTGTAAGCCTGTCCCATTCTTTTTGACCGGTCAGCCAATTCCAAAGAGGATTCTGCCAGGGGAGAACTTGGTCCCTTACTACACAGATGCCGTTAACAGGGGTTACCTGGCGGACCCAGAGAAGATCCAACAAGCACGGTTGGCCCTGGCCAAGAAGTACGGCTACATTCTGCCAGACATTTCTAAGGATGAGCTGTACCACATGCTCTCCATGAGGAAGGATATGAGGCAGATCTTCTTTGGCCTTTCACCAGGATGGGTGGTCAATATGGCGGAGAAAAAGATCCTGAAACCTGTGGACAAGGAACTGCTCAGATATTACAACTCGTAA
- the lypla1 gene encoding acyl-protein thioesterase 1 isoform X1 has protein sequence MCGNNMSVPLPAFVPALRKATAAVIFLHGLGDTGHGWAEAFAEIRTSHVKYICPHAPIMPVTLNMNMSMPSWFDIIGLSTDAEEDEIGIKKAAENIKALIDQEVKNGIPSHRIVLGGFSQGGALSLYTALTTQQKLAGVVALSCWLPLRSSFPQVSANMVNKDIHFLQCHGEADPLVPLVFGSLTVEKLKTLVNPNNVTLKTYPRMPHSACSEEMMDIKRFIEKQLPPV, from the exons ATGTGCGGCAATAATATGTCAGTTCCATTGCCTGCTTTTGTGCCTGCTTTACGAAAAGCTACTGCAGCG GTGATATTTCTTCATGGCTTGGGTGATACAGG TCATGGTTGGGCCGAGGCTTTTGCAGAGATCAGAACTTCACATGTGAAGTACATCTGTCCTCACGC GCCTATCATGCCTGTCACCTTAAACATGAACATGTCCATGCCCTCTTG gtttGATATCATCGGGTTGAGTACAGATGCTGAGGAAGATGAGATTGGGATAAAAAAAGCAGCAGAGAATA TTAAAGCGCTGATAGACCAGGAAGTCAAGAATGGAATACCCTCCCACAGAATTGTCCTGGGTGGGTTTTCTCAG ggtggagcCCTGTCTCTCTACACAGCCCTGACGACTCAGCAGAAGCTAGCAGGAGTTGTGGCTCTCAGCTGCTGGCTGCCTCTACGTAGCTCCTTTCCTCAG GTTTCGGCTAACATGGTCAACAAGGACATTCATTTCCTCCAATGCCACGGTGAGGCGGACCCTCTGGTGCCGTTAGTATTCGGTAGTCTGACGGTAGAAAAGCTGAAGACTCTTGTCAACCCAAACAACGTCACCTTGAAGACCTATCCCAGAATGCCTCACAGTGCCTGTTCTGAG GAAATGATGGATATTAAGCGGTTCATTGAGAAGCAGCTTCCTCCAGTTTAG